The proteins below are encoded in one region of Pygocentrus nattereri isolate fPygNat1 chromosome 13, fPygNat1.pri, whole genome shotgun sequence:
- the nsfb gene encoding N-ethylmaleimide-sensitive factor b isoform X1 encodes MAGWIMQAARCPTDELSLTNCVVANEKDLKTGQHVVIKTSPTHKYVFTVKTHPSVVPGTIAFSLPQRKWAGLSLNQEVEVSIYNFDTSKQYVGTMTLEIDFLQKKNSDSNPYDTDKMAIEFIQHFNAQAFCSSQQFVFSYCDKLFLLLIKEIEAMDPSILRGEQGSSKKSKIDIGLLHGNSQVIFEKAENSSISLVGKAKTRGARQSIINPDWNFERMGIGGLDKEFSDIFRRAFASRVFPPDIVEQMGCKHVKGILLFGPPGCGKTLMARQIGKMLNAREPKVVNGPEILNKYVGESEANIRKLFADAEEEQKRLGVNSGLHIIIFDEIDAICKQRGSMAGSTGVHDTVVNQLLSKIDGVEQLNNILVIGMTNRPDLIDEALLRPGRLEVKMEIGLPDESGRVQILNIHTSRMKQSNMLATDVDIKELAMETKNFSGAELEGLVRAAQSTAMNRHIKASTQVEVDTEKAQKLQVTRTDFLASLNNDIKPAFGTNQEDYSSYILNGIVKWSNAVSDILGDGELLVQQTKNSERTPLVTVLLEGPPHSGKTALAAKIAEDSEFPFIKICSPDKMIGFSEIAKCQAIKKIFDDAYKSQLSCVVVDDIERLLDFVPIGPRFSNSVLQSLLVLLKKTPPRGRKLLILGTTSRKDVLQEMGMLDSFSTTIHIPNIARGEHLIEALELLGGFQEDERTKIAKEVRGKGVWLGIKKLQMLIEMSLQMHPEYRVKKFLALLTEEGALGSDKLVAI; translated from the exons ATGGCTGGCTGG ATCATGCAAGCAGCGCGATGCCCGACAGATGAACTGTCACTGACTAACTGTGTTGTAGCAAATGAGAAGGACCTAAAGACTGGGCA GCATGTAGTCATCAAGACCTCACCCACCCATAAATATGTGTTCACTGTAAAGACACATCCAAGTGTGGTCCCTGGAACCATCGCCTTCAGTCTGCCCCAG aGGAAATGGGCTGGTCTCTCTCTAAATCAAGAAGTAGAAG TGAGCATTTACAATTTTGACACATCAAAGCAATATGTGGGAACAATGACTCTAGAGATTGATTTCCTGCAGAAGAAGAATTCGGATAGCAACCCTTATGACACTGACAAGATGGCCATTGAGTTCATTCAGCATTTCAATGCACAGGCCTTTTGCAGCAGCCAGCAG TTTGTATTTAGCTACTGTGACAAGCTCTTTTTATTACTAATCAAAGAAATTGAAGCGATGGACCCCAGCATTCTGAGGGGGGAACAGGGCTCCAGCAAGAAAAGCAAG ATTGACATTGGGTTGTTGCATGGCAACAGTCAGGTGATTTTTGAGAAAGCAGAAAACTCTTCAATCAGCCTGGTCG GTAAGGCTAAGACTAGAGGTGCTCGACAGTCCATCATTAACCCTGACTGGAATTTTGAGCGCATGGGGATTGGAGGCCTGGACAAAGAGTTCTCTGACATCTTCCGTCGGGCTTTTGCCTCGCGAGTCTTCCCTCCAGATATAGTGGAGCAGATGG GCTGTAAGCACGTTAAAGGAATCCTGCTGTTTGGGCCTCCAGGCTGTGGAAAGACGCTGATGGCCCGTCAGATTGGGAAGATGCTGAATGCCAGAGAGCCCAAAGTGGTCAATGGCCCTGAGATCCTCAACAAGTATGTGGGGGAGTCAGAGGCCAACATCAGGAAACTGTTCGCTGATGCGGAAGAAGAGCAAAAAAGG tTGGGAGTCAATAGTGGACTACACATCATAATTTTTGATGAGATTGATGCCATCTGTAAGCAGCGAGGGAGCATGGCAGGCAGCACTGGCGTTCATGACACGGTGGTCAACCAGCTGCTGTCCAAGATTGATGGTGTGGAGCAACTCAACAATATCCTGGTTATAG GTATGACTAATAGACCTGATCTGATAGATGAAGCTCTCTTGAGGCCTGGAAGACTGGAGGTCAAGATGGAGATTG GTCTACCGGACGAGTCGGGCCGTGTTCAGATCCTAAATATCCACACGTCCAGGATGAAGCAGTCAAACATGCTGGCCACAGATGTAGACATTAAGGAACTGGCCATGGAGACCAAGAACTTCAGTGGGGCAGAGTTAGAGGGGCTAGTGAGAGCAGCTCAGTCCACCGCCATGAACCGCCACATAAAG gCCAGTACTCAGGTGGAGGTGGACACTGAAAAGGCCCAGAAGCTGCAGGTCACCCGAACTGACTTCTTGGCATCGCTGAATAATGACATCAAACCC GCCTTTGGGACCAATCAGGAAGACTACTCCAGTTACATCCTGAATGGCATAGTGAAGTGGAGTAATGCTGTGTCAGATATACTGGGAGATGGAGAATTGCTGGTACAGCAGACCAAAAACAGTGAACGCACACCGCTAGTGACTGTGCTACTGGAGG GTCCACCTCACAGTGGTAAAACAGCATTGGCAGCGAAAATCGCAGAGGACTCAGAGTTCCCCTTCATCAAAATCTGCTCTCCAGACAAGATGATCGGCTTCTCCGAGATCGCCAAGTGCCAAGCCATCAAGAAG atATTTGATGATGCCTACAAGTCCCAGCTGAGCTGTGTGGTGGTGGATGATATTGAGCGGCTTCTGG ACTTTGTGCCCATCGGACCCCGCTTCTCTAACTCCGTTTTGCAATCCTTGTTGGTTCTGCTGAAGAAGACACCTCCTCGT GGTCGTAAGCTGCTGATTTTAGGCACCACCAGCCGTAAGGACGTGCTGCAGGAGATGGGCATGTTGGACTCCTTTAGCACAACCATTCACATCCCTAACATCGCCAGAGGAGAGCATCTGATAGAGGCCCTGGAG